In one window of Cupriavidus necator N-1 DNA:
- a CDS encoding aquaporin, translated as MSTLARRLVAEGLGTALLVAIVVGSGIRAERLAAGDTALALLANSLATGAGLVALLVSLGPVSGGHFNPVVSLSALLQGALPPRDALRYVLVQVTGGICGVLAAHAMFGEPALAWSAQSRTGAAMWWSECVATFGLVGVGIGTLRSRPQLVPFVVAGYITAGYWFTSSTSFANPALTIACALTDTFTGIRPQDVPGFVLAQIGGGLTATLLFHWLCRKPGAAATAATAQADWRAAPASAPTSAD; from the coding sequence ATGAGTACGCTCGCACGCCGCCTGGTGGCCGAAGGCCTGGGCACGGCGCTGCTGGTGGCGATTGTGGTGGGCTCCGGCATCCGTGCCGAGCGCCTCGCCGCCGGCGATACCGCGCTGGCGCTGCTGGCCAATTCGCTGGCGACCGGTGCCGGGCTGGTGGCCTTGCTGGTGTCGCTTGGCCCGGTCTCGGGCGGGCATTTCAATCCGGTGGTCAGCCTGTCGGCGCTGCTGCAGGGCGCGCTGCCGCCGCGCGATGCGCTGCGCTATGTGCTGGTGCAGGTGACGGGCGGAATCTGCGGCGTGCTGGCCGCCCATGCGATGTTCGGCGAGCCGGCGCTGGCCTGGTCGGCGCAGAGCCGCACCGGCGCGGCAATGTGGTGGAGCGAGTGCGTGGCCACCTTCGGCCTGGTCGGCGTGGGCATCGGAACGCTGCGCAGCCGGCCGCAGCTGGTGCCGTTCGTGGTGGCAGGCTATATCACCGCGGGCTACTGGTTCACGTCGTCGACCTCGTTTGCTAACCCGGCGCTGACCATCGCCTGCGCGCTGACCGATACCTTTACCGGGATCCGGCCGCAGGACGTGCCGGGCTTCGTGCTGGCCCAGATCGGCGGCGGGCTGACTGCCACGCTGCTGTTCCACTGGCTGTGCCGCAAACCCGGTGCGGCCGCCACTGCTGCCACGGCACAGGCCGACTGGCGCGCTGCGCCCGCCAGCGCCCCTACCAGCGCCGATTGA
- a CDS encoding LysE family translocator: protein MLDIQNYTSFVLAILVFQLIPGPGTIAILNATARNGVAAGMGAVCGTLLGDLGYMLAAVAGLAAVMRANPLLFHSLQWFGAAYLCWMGVQLLRTRFAADAGVPEPRKSARVYLRQGFTVSLTNPKVVLFFVAFFPLFLRPDASPATLAAMMAHVTVLSLAYQAALVLAGNAVASRLRALPFARTLATRLAGIALVGFGLRLAASNR from the coding sequence ATGCTCGACATCCAGAACTACACCAGCTTCGTGCTCGCCATTCTGGTGTTCCAGCTGATCCCCGGCCCGGGCACGATCGCCATTCTCAACGCCACCGCGCGCAATGGCGTGGCGGCCGGCATGGGCGCGGTCTGCGGCACGCTGCTGGGCGACCTCGGGTACATGCTCGCCGCGGTGGCGGGACTGGCGGCGGTGATGCGGGCCAATCCGCTGCTTTTCCACAGCTTGCAATGGTTCGGTGCCGCGTACCTGTGCTGGATGGGCGTGCAGCTGCTGCGTACACGCTTTGCCGCGGACGCCGGCGTGCCCGAGCCGCGCAAGTCAGCGCGCGTATACCTGCGCCAGGGCTTCACGGTGAGCCTGACCAACCCCAAGGTGGTGCTGTTCTTTGTCGCGTTCTTCCCGCTGTTCCTGCGCCCGGATGCGTCGCCGGCCACGCTGGCGGCGATGATGGCACACGTCACGGTGCTCAGCCTCGCCTACCAGGCGGCGCTGGTGCTGGCGGGCAACGCAGTGGCCAGCCGGCTGCGGGCGCTGCCGTTCGCGCGCACGCTGGCAACGCGACTGGCCGGGATCGCGCTGGTCGGCTTCGGCCTGCGGCTGGCGGCCAGCAACCGGTAA
- a CDS encoding response regulator — protein MATILVVDDEMGIRELLSEILSDEGHVVELAENALQAREYRAAGTPDLVLLDIWMPDTDGVTLLKEWSAQGQLTMPVIMMSGHATIDTAVEATKIGALNFLEKPIALQKLLSAVEQGLARGIERPRSSTAATAAPAAAPSAEPGLADAVPEATAEAAPNGNPARVPEAEMQFSFDMPLREARDLFERAYFEYHLLREHGSMTRVAEKTGLERTHLYRKLKQLGVELGRNKPEPAEQ, from the coding sequence ATGGCAACGATCCTCGTAGTCGATGACGAAATGGGAATCCGGGAGCTGCTCTCGGAGATCCTCAGCGACGAAGGCCACGTGGTTGAACTCGCGGAGAACGCGCTGCAAGCGCGCGAATACCGCGCGGCGGGTACGCCCGACCTCGTGCTGCTCGATATCTGGATGCCCGATACCGATGGCGTGACCCTGCTCAAGGAATGGTCCGCGCAGGGACAGCTGACGATGCCCGTCATCATGATGTCGGGCCACGCCACCATCGACACGGCGGTCGAGGCGACCAAGATCGGCGCGCTCAATTTCCTTGAGAAGCCGATCGCACTGCAGAAGCTGCTGTCCGCGGTCGAGCAGGGCCTGGCCCGCGGCATCGAACGCCCGCGCAGCAGCACGGCCGCCACCGCCGCGCCCGCCGCGGCGCCGTCGGCCGAGCCCGGTTTGGCCGACGCCGTGCCCGAGGCCACCGCCGAGGCCGCCCCCAACGGCAACCCCGCGCGCGTGCCCGAGGCCGAGATGCAGTTCTCCTTCGACATGCCGCTGCGCGAAGCGCGCGACCTGTTCGAGCGCGCCTACTTCGAATACCATCTGCTGCGCGAACACGGCAGCATGACCCGCGTGGCCGAGAAGACCGGGCTGGAGCGTACCCACCTGTACCGCAAGCTCAAGCAGCTCGGCGTCGAACTGGGCCGCAACAAGCCCGAGCCGGCCGAGCAATGA
- a CDS encoding sensor histidine kinase, whose translation MNNSLWDSRFRRVLYRVVAGIIVFLALVLVGLLAGASANTEFFDRYFTLLFKVNLVIGALLVLIVGALALTLWLRYRRGKFGTRLMTKLAVFFGVVGVLPGVLIYLVSLQFVSRSIESWFDVRVETALEAGLNLGRATIDSSLADLQVKARLMAEQLAGASGVATSLQLNRLREQYGVQEAAIFTGSGRVLATASSNYASLVPDLPSGVLAEQARLAGGYAAVEGGTDPSGDGSPSTERADSSHLYRLRVIIPLGTSPTTAQTDAAGGSAPRALAKSPRWAGSGLSVERRPEESPSSGFGLVGETVREERYLQVLHPVPAVLARNADEVQRAYQEYQEKALGRTGLRKMYIGTLTLTLFLAVFIAVMLALLLGGQLARPLLMLLQGTKEVAEGDLSPKRELKSRDELGMLTQQFNQMTRQLAEARLAVEENRTALEQSKAYLESVLQNLTAGVLVFDRRFVLITANPGAERIFRQPLGAVLGLPVEQIPGMGPFGEIVRQAFSDQNTSEVLGGAEHWQKQIELPQGEEQPLTLLVRGARLPGGERDEPGYVIVFDDISDVISAQRSVAWGEVARRLAHEIKNPLTPIQLSAERLQMKLSPKLEGTDADVLKRGAATIVNQVSAMKRMVDDFRDYARTPPAVLQSLQLNSLVAEVLHLYGIDDPAVHEHPVIHPTLGTALPEIKGDPTQLRQVIHNLLQNAQDAATENVAAGRAAPHITLHTETVEYKDSAGENRQAVKLTIADNGPGFAPRILSRAFEPYVTTKAKGTGLGLAMVKKIIDEHGARIELRNRMEGAEIVGAQISILFVKLT comes from the coding sequence ATGAACAACTCGCTGTGGGACAGCCGGTTCCGGCGCGTGCTGTACCGCGTCGTGGCCGGGATCATCGTCTTCCTGGCGCTGGTGCTGGTGGGCCTGCTGGCCGGGGCATCGGCCAACACCGAATTCTTCGATCGCTATTTCACGCTGCTGTTCAAGGTGAACCTGGTGATCGGCGCCCTGCTGGTGCTGATCGTGGGTGCGCTGGCGCTGACGCTGTGGCTGCGCTATCGCCGCGGCAAGTTCGGCACGCGGCTGATGACCAAGCTCGCCGTGTTCTTCGGCGTGGTGGGCGTGCTGCCCGGCGTGCTGATCTACCTGGTCTCGCTGCAGTTCGTCTCGCGCAGCATCGAGTCCTGGTTCGACGTGCGCGTGGAAACTGCGCTCGAGGCCGGCCTGAACCTGGGCCGCGCCACCATCGACAGCTCGCTCGCCGACCTGCAGGTCAAGGCACGCCTGATGGCCGAGCAGCTCGCCGGCGCCTCCGGCGTGGCCACCTCGCTGCAGCTGAACCGCCTGCGCGAGCAGTATGGGGTCCAGGAAGCCGCCATCTTCACCGGCAGCGGCCGCGTGCTGGCCACGGCGTCCAGCAACTATGCGTCGCTGGTGCCGGACCTGCCTTCCGGCGTGCTGGCCGAACAGGCACGGCTGGCCGGTGGCTACGCGGCGGTGGAGGGCGGCACCGACCCGTCAGGTGACGGCAGCCCGAGCACCGAGCGCGCCGACAGCAGCCACCTGTACCGGCTGCGCGTGATCATTCCACTGGGCACAAGCCCTACCACCGCACAGACTGACGCGGCAGGCGGCAGCGCCCCGCGCGCGCTGGCCAAGTCGCCGCGCTGGGCCGGCTCCGGCCTGTCCGTGGAGCGCCGCCCGGAGGAATCGCCGTCGAGCGGCTTCGGGCTGGTCGGCGAGACCGTGCGCGAAGAGCGTTACCTGCAGGTGCTGCACCCGGTGCCGGCGGTGCTCGCGCGCAATGCCGACGAGGTCCAGCGCGCGTACCAGGAATACCAGGAGAAGGCACTGGGCCGCACCGGCCTGCGCAAGATGTATATCGGCACGCTGACGCTGACGCTGTTCCTGGCCGTCTTCATCGCGGTGATGCTGGCGCTGCTGCTGGGCGGGCAACTGGCGCGGCCGCTGCTGATGCTGCTGCAGGGGACCAAGGAAGTGGCCGAAGGCGACCTCTCGCCCAAGCGCGAACTGAAGAGCCGCGACGAGCTCGGCATGCTCACGCAGCAGTTCAACCAGATGACGCGCCAGCTGGCCGAGGCGCGGCTGGCGGTGGAAGAGAACCGCACCGCGCTGGAGCAATCGAAGGCCTACCTGGAAAGCGTGCTGCAGAACCTGACCGCAGGCGTGCTGGTGTTCGACCGCCGTTTTGTGCTGATTACCGCCAATCCCGGCGCGGAGCGCATCTTCCGCCAGCCGCTCGGCGCGGTGCTGGGCCTGCCGGTGGAGCAGATCCCTGGCATGGGGCCGTTCGGCGAGATCGTGCGCCAGGCCTTCTCGGACCAGAACACCAGCGAGGTGCTGGGCGGCGCCGAGCACTGGCAGAAGCAGATCGAGCTGCCGCAGGGCGAAGAACAGCCGCTTACGCTGCTGGTGCGCGGCGCACGCCTGCCCGGCGGCGAGCGCGATGAGCCCGGCTACGTGATCGTGTTCGACGATATCTCCGATGTGATTTCCGCTCAACGCTCGGTGGCCTGGGGCGAGGTGGCACGGCGCCTTGCGCACGAGATCAAGAACCCGCTGACGCCGATCCAGCTCTCGGCCGAGCGCCTGCAGATGAAGCTCTCGCCCAAGCTCGAGGGCACCGACGCCGATGTGCTCAAGCGTGGCGCCGCCACCATCGTCAACCAGGTGTCCGCGATGAAGCGCATGGTCGATGATTTCCGCGACTACGCGCGCACGCCGCCCGCGGTGCTGCAGTCGCTGCAGCTCAACAGCCTGGTGGCGGAGGTGCTGCACCTGTACGGCATCGATGATCCCGCGGTGCACGAGCATCCGGTGATCCATCCGACGCTGGGCACCGCGCTGCCCGAGATCAAGGGCGATCCGACGCAGTTGCGCCAGGTCATCCACAACCTGCTGCAGAACGCACAGGATGCCGCCACCGAGAACGTCGCGGCCGGTAGGGCGGCGCCCCATATCACTCTGCACACCGAGACTGTAGAATACAAAGATTCTGCCGGCGAAAACCGCCAGGCCGTCAAGCTCACCATTGCGGACAATGGTCCCGGTTTTGCACCACGAATCCTGAGCCGTGCGTTCGAGCCCTATGTGACCACGAAAGCCAAGGGCACGGGCTTGGGGCTCGCGATGGTAAAGAAGATCATTGACGAACACGGTGCGCGAATCGAGTTGCGCAATCGCATGGAAGGTGCGGAGATCGTCGGTGCACAGATCTCGATCCTGTTCGTTAAACTGACATAG
- a CDS encoding DUF4390 domain-containing protein, whose amino-acid sequence MLSTPRLSDFRVMLNTNVDTAADQACPRLRPGGAGRRGLLARWWLALVLALASLLWLPPAARAQVIEATDARIEFQDGGFELAASFDFDLPPVLEDALHKGISLYFAVDFQLSRSRWYWFDDKPVNTTRSVRLSYQPLTRQYRVSTGGLQLPFTRLKSALQFIQRVRGWRVFERNAVKPGETYHAEVRMRLDLSQLPKPFQINAVNTREWNLASDWRRFVYTVPTDLNPPPPPPPPPPPAAPPPPAPAPGPASPALPASPAVPAPASAPAAAIDSRGLTMQTVSYGLSPALLVQPASSQP is encoded by the coding sequence ATGCTGAGCACGCCGCGCCTGTCAGACTTCCGCGTCATGTTGAACACGAACGTGGACACTGCCGCGGACCAGGCGTGCCCGCGTCTGCGCCCCGGCGGCGCGGGCAGGCGTGGCCTGCTGGCGCGGTGGTGGCTTGCACTGGTGCTGGCGCTCGCCTCGCTACTGTGGTTGCCGCCCGCTGCGCGCGCACAGGTCATCGAGGCCACCGACGCGCGCATCGAATTCCAGGATGGCGGCTTCGAGCTTGCCGCCAGCTTCGACTTCGACCTGCCACCCGTGCTGGAAGACGCATTGCACAAGGGCATCTCCCTCTATTTCGCGGTCGACTTCCAGCTCTCGCGTTCGCGCTGGTACTGGTTCGACGACAAGCCGGTCAACACCACCCGCAGCGTGCGCCTGTCGTACCAGCCGCTGACGCGCCAGTACCGTGTCTCCACCGGCGGCCTGCAGCTGCCATTCACGCGCTTGAAGAGCGCGCTGCAGTTCATCCAGCGCGTGCGCGGCTGGCGCGTGTTCGAGCGCAATGCGGTCAAGCCGGGCGAGACCTACCACGCCGAAGTGCGCATGCGGCTGGACCTGTCGCAACTGCCCAAGCCGTTCCAGATCAACGCCGTCAACACGCGTGAATGGAACCTGGCCTCCGACTGGCGGCGCTTTGTCTATACGGTGCCGACGGACCTGAACCCACCGCCGCCACCGCCGCCACCGCCGCCGCCCGCAGCACCGCCGCCGCCCGCGCCGGCCCCAGGCCCCGCATCGCCGGCGCTGCCGGCATCGCCCGCCGTACCCGCGCCTGCGTCGGCGCCGGCCGCTGCCATTGACTCGCGCGGCCTGACCATGCAGACGGTGTCGTATGGACTGTCGCCCGCACTGCTGGTGCAGCCCGCATCGAGCCAGCCATGA
- the rsmB gene encoding 16S rRNA (cytosine(967)-C(5))-methyltransferase RsmB, with protein sequence MRLPPDSLAFQMLGAATAVRAVSEGTALPQAIEDAAAQLRLDRVRDAATRGALQDIAYRTMRQFGTARALVTKLVTRPPGAQVDSLLAVALALLLEHAPGPRDKHDSADKTRQDADAGRPGYSTFTVVDQAVSAAASEPKTAHARGLVNAVLRRFLRERKALLADVNRDEQARWNLPPWWLRMLREAYPDQWMALAASANVRPPMTVRVNTARVSVQQYQTDLANAGLAGHVVGPQAVRLVRAVPVTQLPGFTEGVVSVQDAGAQLAAPLLEVADGMRVLDACAAPGGKTGHLLELADIDVTAVESDPQRTTRIGENLARLGKQARIVVGDASRPADWWDGQLFDRILADVPCSASGIVRRHPDIRWLRRETDIAKLITEQRRIVSQLWPLLKPGGILVYVTCSIFPTEGEEQARWFGAQLADAIRLQAPGQLLPGTHTTQAAGANGEKDATAGTSLPSDHDGFFYARFQKRA encoded by the coding sequence ATGCGCCTGCCTCCCGATTCGCTTGCCTTCCAGATGCTTGGCGCCGCCACCGCGGTGCGCGCCGTCAGCGAAGGCACAGCCTTGCCCCAGGCGATCGAGGACGCCGCCGCACAGCTGCGCCTGGACCGCGTGCGCGATGCCGCCACGCGCGGCGCGCTGCAGGACATCGCCTATCGCACCATGCGCCAGTTCGGCACGGCACGCGCACTGGTGACGAAGCTGGTCACGCGCCCGCCGGGCGCGCAGGTCGATTCGCTGCTGGCCGTGGCACTGGCGCTACTGCTGGAGCACGCGCCGGGCCCGCGCGACAAGCACGACAGCGCGGACAAGACGCGCCAGGACGCGGACGCCGGCCGCCCGGGCTACAGCACCTTCACTGTGGTCGACCAGGCGGTCAGCGCCGCCGCCTCCGAACCCAAGACTGCGCATGCGCGCGGCCTGGTCAACGCGGTGCTGCGCCGTTTCCTGCGCGAACGCAAGGCGCTGCTGGCCGACGTCAACCGCGACGAGCAGGCGCGCTGGAACCTGCCGCCGTGGTGGCTGCGCATGCTGCGCGAGGCCTACCCGGACCAGTGGATGGCCCTGGCCGCCAGCGCCAACGTGCGCCCGCCGATGACGGTGCGCGTCAACACCGCGCGCGTGTCCGTGCAGCAGTACCAGACCGATCTTGCCAACGCCGGCCTGGCTGGCCATGTGGTCGGCCCGCAGGCCGTGCGCCTGGTGCGCGCGGTGCCGGTGACGCAGTTGCCGGGCTTTACCGAAGGCGTGGTCTCGGTGCAGGATGCCGGCGCGCAGCTGGCCGCGCCGCTGCTCGAGGTGGCCGACGGCATGCGCGTGCTGGATGCCTGCGCGGCGCCCGGCGGCAAGACCGGGCACCTGCTGGAACTGGCCGATATCGACGTCACCGCGGTGGAAAGCGACCCGCAGCGCACCACCCGCATCGGCGAGAACCTGGCGCGCCTGGGCAAGCAGGCCAGGATCGTGGTCGGCGATGCCAGCCGGCCCGCCGACTGGTGGGACGGCCAGCTCTTTGACCGCATCCTGGCCGACGTGCCGTGCTCCGCTTCGGGCATTGTGCGGCGCCATCCCGATATCCGCTGGCTGCGCCGCGAGACCGATATTGCCAAGCTCATCACCGAGCAGCGCCGCATCGTCTCGCAACTGTGGCCGCTGCTCAAACCGGGCGGCATCCTGGTCTATGTCACCTGTTCTATTTTCCCAACGGAAGGCGAGGAGCAGGCGCGCTGGTTTGGTGCCCAGCTGGCAGATGCGATACGATTGCAGGCGCCGGGGCAGCTGCTGCCCGGCACTCATACCACGCAAGCAGCCGGCGCCAATGGCGAAAAGGACGCCACGGCCGGCACCAGCCTGCCGTCGGATCACGATGGCTTCTTCTACGCCCGCTTCCAGAAACGCGCCTGA
- the htpX gene encoding zinc metalloprotease HtpX, with protein MFNWVKTFMLMAAITALFIVIGGMIGGRSGMMMALLLALGMNFFSYWFSDKMVLRMYNAQEVDAGSAPQFYGMVQELAQRAGLPMPRVYLINEDAPNAFATGRNPEHAAVAATTGILRVLSERELRGVMAHELAHVRHRDILTSTIAATMAGAISALANMAMFFGGRDENGNRSNPIASIAVAILAPLAASLIQMAISRAREFEADRGGAEISGDPQALASALDKIHRYAQGIPFQAAEEHPATAQMMIMNPLSGGAIANLFSTHPATEERIARLMQMAQTGTYPA; from the coding sequence ATGTTCAACTGGGTCAAGACCTTCATGCTGATGGCGGCCATCACGGCGCTGTTCATCGTCATCGGCGGCATGATCGGCGGGCGCAGCGGCATGATGATGGCGCTGCTACTTGCGCTGGGCATGAACTTCTTCTCCTACTGGTTCTCGGACAAGATGGTCCTGCGCATGTACAACGCGCAGGAAGTCGACGCCGGCAGCGCGCCGCAGTTCTACGGCATGGTGCAGGAACTGGCGCAGCGCGCCGGCCTGCCGATGCCGCGCGTGTACCTGATCAACGAAGACGCGCCCAACGCCTTTGCCACCGGCCGCAACCCGGAGCACGCCGCGGTGGCGGCCACCACCGGCATCCTGCGGGTGCTGTCCGAGCGAGAACTGCGCGGCGTGATGGCGCATGAGCTGGCGCACGTGCGCCACCGCGACATCCTGACCTCGACCATCGCCGCCACCATGGCCGGTGCGATCTCGGCGCTGGCGAATATGGCAATGTTCTTCGGCGGGCGCGACGAGAACGGCAACCGCAGCAACCCGATCGCCAGCATTGCCGTGGCAATCCTGGCCCCGCTGGCGGCATCGCTGATCCAGATGGCGATCTCACGCGCACGTGAGTTCGAGGCCGACCGCGGCGGCGCCGAGATCAGCGGCGACCCGCAGGCGCTGGCCAGCGCACTGGACAAGATCCACCGCTACGCCCAGGGCATCCCGTTCCAGGCGGCAGAAGAACACCCGGCCACGGCGCAGATGATGATCATGAACCCGCTCTCGGGCGGCGCCATCGCCAATCTGTTCTCGACCCACCCGGCCACCGAGGAGCGCATCGCGCGCCTGATGCAGATGGCCCAGACCGGCACCTATCCCGCCTGA